The DNA region TGAAGCGCTTGCCGCGCTAGAGGTAAAGCAGGACGTAGCTGAGCCAGATGACAACGAAGACGGCGCTTCCCGACGCCAGCGCGACGATTCGGTTGCGGGTGAATCGTTTCGCGGTGGACTCGTAGGCGCCGAACGCCAGGAAGCCCAGCAGCCCGACGGCGAGCACTACGGTCGCGGCCGGGCTCTGGCTCCATCCCCAGATGCCCACGGCCACCACCCCGGCGAACAGTGCCAGCGCCAGAACGGCCAACAGGGCCTCGCCGAGCGCTTCCATGATCAATTCGAGGATCCCGCTCAAGAACCTGACGATCAAGTCCAGGATCGCCATGATCCCGCGGCCGATCGCGGCGCCGAGGCGAACCGGCCAGGTGCGCCAGGGTTGGGCCTGGTCGCGGCGGATCCGGCTGAGGGCGCGCTGGGCTTGATCAGGATCACGGCGCGGGGCGGTGGGGCTCGGCGTCACGCCTTCATGATGCCTGGTCCTAGGTGGCCGACGGTTCGGTCAGCAGGCCGCGTTCGTAGGCCACCGCCACCGCCTCCGCGCGTCGACTCGCGCCGAGTTTGGCCATGATTCGGCTCAAGTGGACGGACACGGTCTTCTCGCTGATGAACAGTTCGTCGCCCACCTGCCGGTTTGTCCTGCCCTGCGCCACCAACGCCAGGACCGATCGTTCCCGTGGCGTGAACAGATCAAGTTCGTCGCGGGTCTCGGTGCTCTCGTCCAGCGAGATCCGGCCCCGTCGGGCCATCTTGCGGATCGCCTCGCGGAGTGGGCGGGCGTTGAGGCGGGCGGCTACCGCGTCGGCGGTGCGGAGCTCTATGGCGGCTTCGTCGCGGTGGTCGGCGGCCAGCAGGGCTTCGGCGTGGCGGCGGCGGCACACGGCCTGTTCATAGACAGCGCCGTAGTCGAAGGCGTCGACGGCCGCTTTCCAGAGTGCCGGGTCACCTGGACCGTCCAAGCGGCTGGCTTCGGCTTCGGCTCGGGCCAGCCAGGCGCGGCCTTCTGGGCCAAGGTCGCCGGTGCGGGGGCGGCCGGTGCGGGCGGTTTCGCGGGCCAGGTCGATGAGGCGCTTGCCATCGACGACGGCTACCTGGGCGGCTTCGGTGTCGCGGCGGGTCAGGGCGGCGTGGGCGAGGTCGGCGTGCGCGGCGATACCGAGGGCGGCCATGCGGATGCCCGCCAGGAGCACCGGCCCGCCGGTCTGGGTGACCCACTCCAGCGCGTCGTGGACCCACTCGACGGCGCGTTCCGGGCGGCCGCGCCAGGTTGCCAGTTCGGCGCCGACGCCGCCCGCGACCAGTGGGATCTGCAGGTCACGGTGCCATTCGGCGCGTAGTTCGGTGACCAGGCGCTCGGCTTCGGCGAAGCGGCCGCGGGCCACGGCGACGTAGGCGCCGACCGCGGCGAGGCGGGCGGAGACGGTGTTGGAGACCTTGTGTCCTGGCGGTTCGGCGGCGACCTCACTGCCGTCCCAGTCCCCCGCGGCGTAGCGGATCACGACCTGCACGACGCGCAGTTCCAAGCCGTAGGTGCTCCACGTCAGGCCGGTGTCGCGGGCGCGTTCGACGCCTTCGTCGACCACGCGGATCGCGTCGGCGAGCATTCCGTGTTCATAAAGGTTGACGCACAAGGAATACAGCGCGCGCAGCTCGACCGAGATGACGTCCGCGTCCACGGCGCATTGGCGGGCCTCGGCGAGTCGTTCGCGGGCGTCGGCGCCCTTGCCGTCGGCCTCAGTGAGGATGGCCAGGGTGATCAGCGCGTCGGCCTCGGCGCCGCCCGCGTCGACGGCGCGGGCGACCTCGACGGCACTGCAGGCCATCTCGCGGGCTTCGGTCGGGCGATCGACCGCGCGCAGGATCGTGGCGTAGTAGGTGAGCACCCACGCCCGGTCGGGGTCGACGGGCTGGTCGGCCAGCAGCGCCCACGCCTGTTCGATGTGCTCCAGCGACTCCTGCTCGCGCCCGTCGATGACATACAGAGCCATCGCCAACCGCGCGAGCCGGTTGGCCAAGTCGACCGGGTCGTCGCCCTTGCGCGCCAACGCCGTCGCCGACTTGGCGAAGGCGATGGCCCGCTCCGGGTCGCCCGACGTGCCCGCGGTCCACGACGCTCGGCGCAGCAGGGCCATCTCGTCGACATCGGGGCGCGCGTCGGCGGGCACCGCGTCCCACAGTTTCAGCGCGCGTTCCAGGTGTTCCAGCGCCTCGGCGGGGGCGCCCTGTTGCTCGGCGTCCTCGGCGGCCAGGACCGACGCGGCCAGGGCCGGGCCGAGTGCGTGGCTCTCCATGCTGTGGTGGGCCAGTTCGGCGGCCACCCCGCGCATCCCGGACTTCCCGGTCAGCTCCCTGGCGTACGCGGCGTGCAGCCGGACCCGCTCCCCCGGCAGCAGGTCCCCGTACACCGCCTCCCGCATCAGCGCGTGGCGGAACAGGTAGTACTCGCCGTCGCCGGACACCAGGACGTGGTGCTGCACCGCCTCGCGCAGCGCCTCCTCCAGGTCCGGGTCGCTCAACTCGCTGACCGCGCGCAGCCGGGCGTCCAGCACCCTGCGGCCGGCCACCGACGCGACCCGCACGACGCCCTGGGCGGCCGGGCTGAGCCGCTCGATCCGCGCGAGCAGCACGTCCATCAGGGTCGTCGGGATCCCGCCGCCGCACTCGGCGAACGCGGCCAGCAGTTCCTCGGCGAAGAAGGCGTTGCCCTCCGACCGGCCCGCGACCGCGCGCAGCACCGGCTCGCTGAGCCGTTCCTCGGCCAGCGCCGCGACGAACGCGCGCGAGTCCGCCGAACCGAACGGGGCGAGTTGGATCCGCTCGACCTGCGGCAGCCGGACCAGCTCGGCCAGCAGTGGCCGCAGCGGGTGGCGCCGGTGCAGATCGTCGGACCGATACGTTCCCAGAACCATCAACCGCTGGTCACGAAGCCGCGACAGCAGGAACGACAGCAGGCTGCGGGTCGACGCGTCGGCCCAGTGCAAGTCCTCCAGGATCAGCACTACCGGGGTCTCCCTGGCCAGATCACCCAGAACGCCGTAGACGGCGTCGAACAGCTGCAACTGCCCGATGTCCTGCTCCGAGCGCGACCCCGCGGACGGCATCGACATCCCCGACACCAGCTGCCGCTGGTCGGCCCGGTCGGGCAGGGCGACCTCGGGGAACAGCCTGCCCAGCGCGGTCCAGTAGGTCACCCGGTCGCGGACCCCGGTCAGCGCCTCGGCGATCGGCAGATACGGCAGGCCGGTCTCGCCGACGTCGAGACAGCGGCCGGTCAGCACGACCGCCCCCTGCTCGGTGGCGTAGGCGGTGACCTCCTCGGTCATCCGCGTCTTGCCGACCCCCGCGTCCCCCGCGAGCAGCACCGCGCACGCTTTCCCGGACGTGGACGCGTCGAAGGCGGCGCGCAGACCGCGAAGTTCGCGGCCGCGCGCCACCAACGGGATTCCTGACCCCAGACGCGGCATGGCTGGCATCGTCGCACAACCTCGTCGCGGCCGGTCAGGCAGCCGAACGCCCGTTCGTTTTGGGGTCGCCCCGGTGGCGCAGCATGCGCTGCCACCAGACGGGGGTGGCCTGCCGGACCTCACGCAGGTGCAGCCTGCTGGTGCGGTCCATGGTGCCGTTGCGGCGGTAGTTGACCTCGGCCTCGACGGCTTCCGGTGTCCACATGGTCTGACTCCTCGTCATCTGTTTCCTTGGTGATGACGAGATTGCCGCTGAGGCGGCAGGGCGAACATCAGACGATCACGCAGTCCTGGGCGTCTGACCCCTTACCCGGCCGTCGCGGGGGCCGCTGAGGCCGGGGTAAGGGATCCCGGTCGGGGTCAGTCGGTGGTCAGGCCGTCGTCCTTGACGGTGGCGAGGAAGGCACGCCAGCCGCCGTCGCCGAAGGCCAGGTGCCCATGGCCCGCGTTCTTGGAATCCCGCACCGCCGCGCCGCTTCTGCGCACGACGAGCTCCACACAGTCGTTCCCCGCACCACTGTGCGTGCTCTTGCGCCAGTGCGCGCGGGCAAGGTCGGTTACGGTCACGCCCCGCTCCTCTCGCTTTCTCCGGGTGTGCGAATCAGCCGATCGGCTGCCCGCCGGATCAGGGCGACGGTGTCATCGGGTTTCAACGCCGCCGCTCGCAAATGGTCGAACATCAACGTATACCGGCGCACATCGGAAGGCTGTTCCAAATAGACACCCGAGGTCGTGTTCTCCACATAGACCACATCGGGGTCGGCTTGTTCCGGGAAACCCAGAATGAGGAACGGCGCCTCCATGCCCGCGTGCGCGCCCGCGGTAAACGGCACGACCTGCAGGGTCACGTGCGGGAGCGCGGCGGCCTCGGCCAGCCGCAGCAGCTGCGCGCGCGTGACCGCGGGGCCGCCGACGAGCCGGTGCAGCACCGCCTCGTCGATCACCGCCCAGTACTCGGGCGGGTTCGGGTCGGTGAGCAGGCGCTGGCGGGCCAGCCTGCCGCGGACCCGCTTGTCGATCTCGGTGTCCGCGACGTCGGGGCGGATGGCCCGGATGACCGCGCGGGTGTAGTCCTCGGTCTGCAACAGCCCGGGGACCAGCAGCGCCTGGTGGGTGTGCAGGGAGGCGGCCTCGGACTCCAGGCCGACGAAGGACCCGGTGAAGACCTCGGTGTAGGCGTGCCACCAGCCCTTCTGCCTGGCCTCACGGGCGAGCTGGACCAGGGCCTCGCGCTTGTCCTCCTCGATGCCGTACAGCTCGAGCATGTCGCGCACGTCGCGCGGGGTGACCCCCACGTGCCCGGTCTCGATCCGACTGATCTTCGACGCCGAGCACTCCAGCTTCTCGCCGACCTCGTCGATGGTCAGGTTCGCCGTCTCACGGAACCGCCGCAGCTCGCCCGCGAGCCGCCGGCGCCGCACGGTCGGACTGAGATCACGCGCCACGTGTGGTTCACCTCGTTTCACTGGCTGAACGAGCGAGCGTCCGCCGTGGATGCGGATCGCATGCAAGTCTCAATGCTGATCTTGCCGGGCACAAGGGACTGTCCGCCGTGTTTCGCCGCGATTCTGTGAGCGGTTAACTGTCCCGTTCACGAATATCACCCGATCGTGTACTGCAACTTGCAGAATGCGGGCGCGACCACGCAGTCTCTTGGGAAACCACATGCGGGAGAGCCGCGCCACCGACCGGAAGGGACACGGGTGAACGAGTCGATCTTCGGGCACATGGAGGCGTCGCTACAGGACTATTTGTCCACTCTCAGCACCAGAGTGGTCGCGGGCGGTGACCACACCGCGGCCGAACTCGCCCGAGCGGAACTCCCCCGCGTCGTGGCCGCCCTACAGGCGTTGCTGGACGAGCATCACCCGGACGAGCAGGGCCGCTGCCCGACCTGTCGGACCCGCCTGTTCACCCGCGCCCCCGCACCGTGCCGCGCTTACCTGACGGCGAACCTCTGCTTGCTGATGACTGAGGACACGGACACTCGGCAGTATCGCTAGGGGCTCCTACAAGGACGCTGCTCCATCCACGTGACGCAGGACCGGGTCATCGAATACGACGTGCCCGACCGCGAAGGCAACGGCACGGACGAACTGAAAACCCATCTACGCGGACGGGAACCAGTATTTTCCTGCATGGTCGTGCAGGAAAATGAGCGGTGGGCTCGACGCATCCGGTTAAACTCGCGGGCATCGCGGGGATCAAAGGCCAGACACAGCAGCGCGGCGTCGAGCGACGCCGCCGCATCGTCCCCTGATGCGCTTCCGCCCCATCTCGCCCGCGGCCCTGGCCGACGAGGTGGCCGCGCGGGCCACCGCCCGCGAAGGCCGCCTGCGCCTGTTCATCGACGGCGCCGCGCCCACCGCCCCGGCGACCCTTGCCGACGAGA from Alloactinosynnema sp. L-07 includes:
- a CDS encoding DUF397 domain-containing protein gives rise to the protein MTVTDLARAHWRKSTHSGAGNDCVELVVRRSGAAVRDSKNAGHGHLAFGDGGWRAFLATVKDDGLTTD
- a CDS encoding helix-turn-helix transcriptional regulator translates to MARDLSPTVRRRRLAGELRRFRETANLTIDEVGEKLECSASKISRIETGHVGVTPRDVRDMLELYGIEEDKREALVQLAREARQKGWWHAYTEVFTGSFVGLESEAASLHTHQALLVPGLLQTEDYTRAVIRAIRPDVADTEIDKRVRGRLARQRLLTDPNPPEYWAVIDEAVLHRLVGGPAVTRAQLLRLAEAAALPHVTLQVVPFTAGAHAGMEAPFLILGFPEQADPDVVYVENTTSGVYLEQPSDVRRYTLMFDHLRAAALKPDDTVALIRRAADRLIRTPGESERSGA
- a CDS encoding AAA family ATPase translates to MPAMPRLGSGIPLVARGRELRGLRAAFDASTSGKACAVLLAGDAGVGKTRMTEEVTAYATEQGAVVLTGRCLDVGETGLPYLPIAEALTGVRDRVTYWTALGRLFPEVALPDRADQRQLVSGMSMPSAGSRSEQDIGQLQLFDAVYGVLGDLARETPVVLILEDLHWADASTRSLLSFLLSRLRDQRLMVLGTYRSDDLHRRHPLRPLLAELVRLPQVERIQLAPFGSADSRAFVAALAEERLSEPVLRAVAGRSEGNAFFAEELLAAFAECGGGIPTTLMDVLLARIERLSPAAQGVVRVASVAGRRVLDARLRAVSELSDPDLEEALREAVQHHVLVSGDGEYYLFRHALMREAVYGDLLPGERVRLHAAYARELTGKSGMRGVAAELAHHSMESHALGPALAASVLAAEDAEQQGAPAEALEHLERALKLWDAVPADARPDVDEMALLRRASWTAGTSGDPERAIAFAKSATALARKGDDPVDLANRLARLAMALYVIDGREQESLEHIEQAWALLADQPVDPDRAWVLTYYATILRAVDRPTEAREMACSAVEVARAVDAGGAEADALITLAILTEADGKGADARERLAEARQCAVDADVISVELRALYSLCVNLYEHGMLADAIRVVDEGVERARDTGLTWSTYGLELRVVQVVIRYAAGDWDGSEVAAEPPGHKVSNTVSARLAAVGAYVAVARGRFAEAERLVTELRAEWHRDLQIPLVAGGVGAELATWRGRPERAVEWVHDALEWVTQTGGPVLLAGIRMAALGIAAHADLAHAALTRRDTEAAQVAVVDGKRLIDLARETARTGRPRTGDLGPEGRAWLARAEAEASRLDGPGDPALWKAAVDAFDYGAVYEQAVCRRRHAEALLAADHRDEAAIELRTADAVAARLNARPLREAIRKMARRGRISLDESTETRDELDLFTPRERSVLALVAQGRTNRQVGDELFISEKTVSVHLSRIMAKLGASRRAEAVAVAYERGLLTEPSAT